The following proteins come from a genomic window of Flavobacteriaceae bacterium MAR_2010_188:
- a CDS encoding Na+-transporting NADH:ubiquinone oxidoreductase subunit E — MEHVELFFKSIFIDNMVFATFLGMCSYLAVSKKVSTAVGLGAAVIFVLAITVPLNWLLDQYILQEGALSWLGEEYASYDLSFLSFIMFIATIATMVQLVEIIVEKFSPGLYNSLGIFLPLIAVNCAILGGSLFMQSREIPTLGLAFNYGTASGIGWFLAILAIAAIREKIRYSNVPPPLRGLGITFIITGLMAIGFMSFGGMLTGGDEEGEIGAEEIEVSQKQIEPEKIDIANNIKVIE, encoded by the coding sequence ATGGAACACGTAGAATTATTTTTCAAGTCCATTTTTATAGATAACATGGTATTTGCTACATTCTTAGGAATGTGTTCTTACCTAGCAGTTTCAAAAAAGGTATCGACCGCGGTGGGACTAGGTGCGGCAGTTATTTTCGTATTGGCGATTACTGTACCTCTAAACTGGTTATTAGACCAATATATACTTCAAGAAGGAGCGTTATCTTGGTTAGGTGAAGAATATGCTTCATACGATTTAAGCTTCCTTTCATTTATAATGTTTATTGCTACCATTGCAACTATGGTACAACTTGTTGAAATTATTGTCGAGAAATTTTCACCCGGACTATATAATTCATTGGGAATCTTTTTACCCTTAATCGCCGTAAACTGTGCCATATTAGGTGGGTCGTTGTTTATGCAATCCAGAGAGATACCAACTTTAGGCCTAGCTTTTAATTATGGTACCGCTTCGGGGATTGGTTGGTTTCTTGCCATCTTAGCCATCGCTGCTATCAGAGAGAAGATTAGATATTCTAATGTTCCGCCCCCATTAAGAGGACTAGGAATTACATTTATTATCACCGGTCTTATGGCAATTGGTTTTATGAGTTTTGGTGGGATGTTGACCGGAGGTGATGAAGAGGGTGAAATCGGAGCAGAAGAAATAGAAGTTTCGCAAAAGCAGATCGAACCAGAAAAAATAGATATAGCTAACAATATTAAAGTAATTGAGTGA
- a CDS encoding Na+-transporting NADH:ubiquinone oxidoreductase subunit C, protein MSNNTDSNKYTIFFAIGMVIVVGSLLAFAASFLNPNITENKRLEKQQNILYAMGINENDETSAVFVSTDDAPKLFKQYIKKQLIIDGDKVIEDSTAYLIDVKKEQAKAVDPDYTRKLPMFVGEKDGNEVYVIPIYGKGLWDAIWGYVAVDKNFVVQGTYFDHKGETPGLGANINQRFFMDDFYGEHLLSESGVFKGITVAKGNADPKNEDKVDNQVDALAGATITGDGVTAMIQKDMKLYMPYFNNIKSVQ, encoded by the coding sequence ATGAGCAATAACACAGATAGTAATAAATATACCATATTTTTTGCAATTGGTATGGTGATCGTAGTAGGTTCCTTATTGGCTTTTGCGGCGTCTTTCCTTAATCCTAATATTACTGAAAATAAAAGGTTAGAAAAGCAACAGAATATACTATATGCAATGGGTATCAACGAAAATGATGAAACCTCGGCAGTATTTGTTTCTACGGATGATGCTCCAAAACTGTTTAAGCAGTATATAAAGAAGCAATTGATTATTGATGGGGATAAAGTAATTGAAGATTCCACTGCCTACCTTATCGATGTTAAGAAAGAACAAGCTAAGGCTGTCGATCCTGATTACACCAGAAAACTTCCGATGTTTGTTGGAGAGAAAGATGGCAATGAAGTTTATGTAATCCCTATCTATGGAAAAGGCTTATGGGATGCAATATGGGGTTATGTAGCGGTAGATAAAAACTTCGTAGTTCAAGGAACTTATTTTGACCATAAAGGTGAAACACCTGGATTAGGCGCAAACATTAACCAAAGATTTTTCATGGATGATTTCTACGGTGAGCATCTATTAAGCGAATCTGGAGTATTTAAAGGTATTACTGTGGCAAAAGGAAATGCTGATCCTAAGAATGAAGACAAAGTAGATAATCAAGTTGATGCCTTGGCAGGTGCTACTATTACGGGTGATGGAGTAACGGCGATGATACAGAAAGATATGAAACTCTATATGCCATATTTCAATAATATTAAAAGCGTACAATAA
- a CDS encoding Na+-transporting NADH:ubiquinone oxidoreductase subunit B, which produces MGLKNSLHDLKTKYSGTKMAPAFNALHTFLYTPNETTHNGTHIKAVDDLKRTMNTVIMALVPCLIFGMFNAGYQHYLALGEISAAQGFFDVAFWNWENLVIGLWQVLPLVIVSYGVGLGVEFLFAVIKGHEVEEGYLVTGMLVPLIVPIDIPLWMLAVAVVFGVIIGKEVFGGTGMNILNPALTIRAFLFFAYPTWMSGDKVWVHGAVERTQEIADGANLDAISGETLLGAYAQGSTLDFSYMDMFLGFIPGSVGETSKILIIFGALFLIFTKIGSWRIIFSTLVGALSMGLIFNWVVNSGWIPETSKFYGLMSVPYWQHLIIGSILFGAVYMATDPVSASQTNKGKWIYGFLIGFISIMIRVFNPAYPEGVFLAILLMNVFAPTIDHYVVQANVKKRSKRLKLNTA; this is translated from the coding sequence ATGGGTTTAAAGAATAGCTTACATGATTTAAAGACAAAATATAGCGGGACTAAAATGGCTCCTGCTTTTAATGCCTTGCATACGTTTTTGTATACGCCAAATGAGACTACTCATAATGGTACACATATAAAAGCGGTAGACGATTTAAAAAGAACGATGAATACCGTTATCATGGCGCTTGTTCCTTGTCTTATTTTTGGAATGTTTAATGCGGGTTACCAACATTATCTTGCTTTAGGGGAGATAAGCGCTGCTCAAGGATTTTTTGATGTTGCTTTCTGGAACTGGGAAAACCTGGTTATCGGTTTATGGCAAGTTCTTCCACTCGTGATTGTATCATATGGAGTTGGTCTTGGAGTTGAATTTCTTTTTGCAGTTATAAAAGGACATGAAGTTGAAGAAGGGTATTTGGTGACAGGAATGCTAGTTCCACTTATTGTTCCTATTGATATACCACTTTGGATGCTCGCAGTTGCAGTTGTATTTGGGGTTATCATAGGCAAGGAAGTTTTTGGAGGTACTGGGATGAATATTCTAAACCCCGCCTTAACGATTCGGGCATTCTTGTTTTTCGCCTATCCAACTTGGATGTCTGGTGATAAAGTATGGGTACACGGAGCGGTTGAAAGAACTCAAGAAATTGCAGATGGTGCAAACCTTGATGCGATTTCAGGTGAAACGTTGCTCGGTGCTTACGCACAAGGCTCCACCTTGGATTTTAGTTATATGGATATGTTCCTCGGATTTATTCCTGGTTCAGTTGGAGAGACCTCAAAAATCCTAATCATATTCGGAGCCCTATTTTTGATTTTTACGAAGATCGGTAGCTGGCGAATTATCTTCAGTACTTTAGTGGGTGCTTTATCAATGGGATTAATCTTCAATTGGGTAGTAAACTCCGGATGGATTCCTGAAACAAGTAAATTTTACGGATTAATGAGTGTTCCTTATTGGCAACATCTTATAATAGGGAGTATCCTTTTCGGAGCCGTTTACATGGCGACCGATCCAGTTTCTGCTTCGCAGACAAATAAAGGCAAGTGGATTTATGGATTCTTAATCGGCTTCATTTCTATCATGATTCGCGTATTTAATCCAGCGTATCCGGAAGGAGTATTTTTGGCCATTTTGTTAATGAATGTATTTGCGCCTACAATTGATCATTATGTTGTGCAAGCAAATGTGAAGAAAAGAAGTAAGCGTTTAAAACTTAATACTGCTTAA
- a CDS encoding Na+-transporting NADH:ubiquinone oxidoreductase subunit A, which translates to MSNDIKIKKGLDINLVGEAEKKTENAILSNYYSIKPEDFHGVTPKLILKEQANVKAGEPVFYNKNLEQVKFVSPVSGTILEIKRGAKRKILSVKIQADKEQVFVDHGKVDLKSASADSIRELLLKSGCWPFIKQRPYDVIAKPDSEPKAIFISSYATAPLAADYDYVLKGKEAELQAAVLGLSKLTSGKVHVGMGEKSTSPFNSIEGIIKHKVSGPHPAGNVGVLINKINPVNKGEVVWTITPQDLVIIGELFLTGKFNAERIVALVGSSVKKPRYFRTRIGSEIATMVYDNGVDKDGNDRIISGNVLSGKQIEPDGYLDFYSNTVTVIPEGDDYELFGWSKPVFDKISVTRALTFSWLFPKKKYDLNTNTNGEHRAFVVTGTYEDVFPMDIYPLQILKACKYQDLDEMEALGMYEVAPEDFAVTEFICVSKQPHQKIIRDGLDLMIKEIG; encoded by the coding sequence ATGTCAAACGACATTAAGATTAAAAAAGGTCTCGACATTAACTTGGTAGGCGAAGCGGAGAAGAAAACCGAAAATGCAATTTTAAGCAATTACTACTCCATAAAACCAGAAGACTTTCACGGAGTAACTCCAAAACTTATTTTAAAGGAACAAGCGAATGTAAAAGCCGGCGAACCGGTTTTTTACAACAAGAACCTAGAACAAGTTAAGTTTGTGTCTCCAGTTTCTGGTACCATTTTAGAGATTAAAAGGGGTGCCAAGAGAAAAATTCTGAGCGTTAAAATCCAAGCTGATAAAGAGCAGGTTTTTGTTGACCATGGCAAAGTTGACTTAAAGTCAGCCAGTGCCGATTCGATTAGAGAACTTTTGCTCAAATCTGGTTGCTGGCCATTTATAAAGCAAAGACCTTACGACGTTATAGCGAAGCCAGACAGCGAACCTAAAGCTATATTTATTTCGTCTTATGCAACAGCGCCTCTTGCTGCTGATTACGATTATGTTCTAAAAGGAAAAGAAGCCGAATTACAGGCTGCCGTGCTTGGTCTTTCTAAGTTAACCTCTGGGAAAGTGCATGTAGGGATGGGCGAAAAATCTACTTCACCATTTAATTCTATTGAAGGTATAATAAAACATAAAGTATCTGGTCCGCACCCTGCTGGGAATGTTGGTGTGTTAATCAACAAAATAAACCCTGTCAACAAAGGTGAAGTCGTTTGGACTATTACGCCTCAAGATTTGGTAATTATCGGTGAACTTTTTCTTACCGGAAAATTCAATGCAGAAAGAATTGTTGCTCTTGTTGGTTCTTCGGTGAAGAAACCTAGATATTTTAGAACCCGTATCGGTAGCGAAATCGCTACAATGGTTTACGACAATGGTGTAGATAAGGACGGAAACGACAGGATTATAAGCGGAAACGTTCTTAGTGGTAAACAAATAGAGCCAGATGGTTATTTAGATTTTTACAGCAATACCGTGACAGTTATTCCTGAAGGTGACGACTACGAATTGTTCGGTTGGTCAAAACCTGTTTTTGATAAGATTTCCGTAACTCGAGCGTTGACATTTTCTTGGTTATTTCCAAAGAAAAAATATGACCTAAACACAAATACCAATGGAGAACATAGGGCGTTTGTAGTTACAGGGACTTATGAAGATGTCTTCCCGATGGATATTTATCCATTACAGATTTTAAAGGCTTGCAAATATCAAGATTTAGATGAAATGGAAGCTTTAGGGATGTACGAAGTTGCTCCTGAAGATTTTGCGGTAACCGAATTTATTTGTGTATCGAAACAACCGCACCAAAAGATAATTAGGGACGGATTAGACTTAATGATTAAAGAAATTGGATAA
- a CDS encoding Na+-transporting NADH:ubiquinone oxidoreductase subunit D produces the protein MGILSKKDGRLILDPLADNNPITIQVLGICSALAITAELKASIVMAVSVVFVLAVGNVVISLMRNIIPSKIRIIVQLVVVAALVIIVDLVLKAYAYELSKTLSVFVGLIITNCIIMGRFEAFALGNGPWRSFLDGIGNAAGYGLILIIVGFFRELLGSGTLLGFKVLGDPIEKTGLYSFGYENNGFMLLSPMALIVVGIIIWVQRSRNAELIEDH, from the coding sequence ATGGGAATACTTTCGAAAAAAGACGGCCGTTTGATCCTTGATCCCTTGGCAGATAACAATCCAATTACGATTCAAGTCTTAGGTATATGTTCAGCACTTGCGATAACAGCGGAACTCAAAGCTTCGATTGTAATGGCAGTTTCTGTAGTATTTGTGCTCGCAGTAGGTAATGTGGTTATTTCATTAATGAGAAATATCATTCCATCCAAAATTAGGATTATCGTTCAATTGGTGGTAGTTGCCGCTCTGGTAATTATAGTTGACTTAGTTTTGAAAGCTTACGCTTATGAACTTAGTAAAACACTCTCTGTTTTCGTAGGACTTATTATCACCAACTGTATCATTATGGGAAGGTTTGAAGCGTTCGCGCTTGGTAACGGACCTTGGAGGTCATTTTTGGATGGTATTGGAAATGCAGCAGGTTACGGCCTTATCTTGATTATCGTTGGTTTTTTCCGTGAGCTTTTAGGTTCAGGGACTTTATTAGGTTTCAAGGTATTAGGAGATCCTATCGAAAAAACAGGATTGTACTCATTTGGTTACGAGAATAACGGGTTCATGTTGTTGTCTCCAATGGCGCTTATTGTTGTCGGAATCATAATCTGGGTACAACGTAGTAGAAATGCTGAATTAATCGAAGATCATTAA
- a CDS encoding Na+-transporting NADH:ubiquinone oxidoreductase subunit F, with amino-acid sequence MILAAGTLGTILATVAAFLLVTLLLVALLLVVKQKLAPSGPVTLTINGEKEIQVESGGTLLSTLGSNKIFLPSACGGGGTCIQCECHVLEGGGEALPTETPHFTRKELKSGARLACQVKVKQDMEITIPEEVFGIKKWDGTVVRNYNVASFIKEFVVEIKEDMGYKAGGYIQIEIPPCTINYKDIDITAHPEEHETPDKFQAEWDKFNLWPLVMKNDETVVRAYSMASYPAEGREIMLNVRIATPPWDRNKNGWMDVNPGVASSYIFAQKPGDKVVISGPYGEFFIHESDSEMLYVGGGAGMAPMRSHLYHLFKTLQTNRKVSYWYGGRSKRELFYLDHFKQLEKDFPNFKFYLALSEPLPEDNWKVKKDINDEEGDGFVGFIHNCVIDNYLNHHESPEDIELYFCGPPLMNQAVQKMGEDFGIPDEHIRFDDFGG; translated from the coding sequence ATGATATTAGCAGCAGGAACTTTAGGAACCATATTGGCTACTGTAGCAGCCTTTCTTTTGGTGACCTTATTATTAGTGGCCTTATTGTTGGTTGTAAAACAAAAATTAGCTCCATCTGGCCCTGTAACCCTTACTATCAACGGAGAAAAAGAGATTCAAGTTGAGTCAGGGGGTACTTTATTATCTACTTTAGGAAGTAATAAAATCTTTTTACCATCTGCCTGTGGAGGCGGTGGCACCTGTATTCAATGTGAATGCCATGTTTTAGAAGGCGGAGGGGAAGCACTTCCAACGGAAACACCTCATTTCACCAGAAAAGAATTGAAATCTGGCGCCCGTTTGGCTTGCCAAGTAAAGGTGAAGCAAGATATGGAAATCACTATCCCAGAAGAAGTATTTGGTATCAAAAAGTGGGATGGGACCGTTGTTCGTAATTATAATGTTGCTTCATTCATCAAAGAATTTGTGGTTGAGATTAAAGAGGATATGGGCTATAAGGCGGGTGGATATATTCAAATTGAAATACCTCCGTGTACCATAAATTACAAGGATATAGACATCACCGCTCACCCTGAAGAGCATGAAACTCCAGATAAGTTTCAAGCAGAATGGGATAAATTTAATCTTTGGCCTTTGGTCATGAAAAATGACGAAACTGTAGTAAGAGCTTATTCTATGGCTTCCTATCCCGCTGAGGGACGTGAGATTATGTTGAACGTAAGGATTGCAACTCCGCCATGGGATAGAAACAAGAATGGCTGGATGGATGTAAATCCAGGTGTAGCTTCTTCTTATATCTTTGCCCAAAAACCTGGTGATAAAGTAGTTATTTCTGGTCCTTATGGTGAATTCTTCATCCATGAGTCAGACTCAGAAATGTTATACGTGGGTGGTGGAGCTGGTATGGCACCAATGAGATCTCATTTATACCATCTTTTCAAAACATTACAAACTAATCGTAAAGTTAGTTATTGGTACGGTGGTCGTTCTAAACGAGAGCTTTTCTATTTAGATCACTTTAAACAATTGGAAAAAGATTTTCCAAACTTTAAGTTCTATTTAGCTTTATCAGAACCTTTACCAGAAGATAATTGGAAGGTTAAAAAAGATATTAATGATGAAGAAGGAGATGGTTTTGTAGGCTTTATCCATAACTGTGTTATCGATAATTACCTTAACCATCATGAGTCTCCAGAAGATATCGAACTGTATTTCTGTGGACCTCCGTTGATGAACCAAGCGGTTCAGAAAATGGGTGAAGATTTTGGAATCCCTGATGAGCATATCCGATTCGACGATTTCGGCGGATAA